The Bacteroidia bacterium sequence TTTTTCCAATCTAAACCTCTAAATATTGTTACTCCCCAATTGCCATCAGAGTTTCCACCAGAATAGTTTATTTCAAAAATCGACTCAGCAGAATTTTCATTAGCATTGTCCCACAAGGAGTTATAATCTGGTAACAGCGTATAACCTCCAGCTATTACATCATCACAATATTTTTTAACAGATGTCCAATCTGGTGAAGGTTGTGCAGCAGCAACCTTTGCTAACATCACATTTACTGCACCAGTTGTAGCATAACCTTTATGAATATTGGTTGATTTAACATTCGCTAATGCAAACTTCAAATCTTCATTGATTCGTTTATAAACTTCTTCTTTTGAATTTCGTGCTGGAAATAATAATGGATAAATTACTGGCAATTTTTCTGCACTTATGGTTTGAACATCCAATAAAATCAAAGGAACATCACCCCAAAGTTGAACTAATTGGAAATACATAAATGCACGAATAAAGGATGCTTCCCCTTTTATTTCATTTTTTCTAGTTGATGTCAAAGATGCATCGGTTACCGAATCTGCATTATTGATCACTTTATTACATTTTCCAATAGTTGCATATAAATACCTCCAATCTCTACTGACATTTGAGTTTGTGGCATCTAATTTCAAATTGTCGATTTGGAAATTTGCAGGATTGTCACCTCCTGCATAGGCATCATCAGATTGTGCATCACCATTCACGAAATAATCTAACTGATAATACTCATTTTTAAAGTCTCCATAAGCTCCTGCCAAAGCAGCT is a genomic window containing:
- a CDS encoding RagB/SusD family nutrient uptake outer membrane protein, with translation MKKLNYIFLLSIISLASCSKYLDTEPVSNGIAVETNSSSVAFKNASELEAALAGAYGDFKNEYYQLDYFVNGDAQSDDAYAGGDNPANFQIDNLKLDATNSNVSRDWRYLYATIGKCNKVINNADSVTDASLTSTRKNEIKGEASFIRAFMYFQLVQLWGDVPLILLDVQTISAEKLPVIYPLLFPARNSKEEVYKRINEDLKFALANVKSTNIHKGYATTGAVNVMLAKVAAAQPSPDWTSVKKYCDDVIAGGYTLLPDYNSLWDNANENSAESIFEINYSGGNSDGNWGVTIFRGLDWK